One window of Papaver somniferum cultivar HN1 chromosome 9, ASM357369v1, whole genome shotgun sequence genomic DNA carries:
- the LOC113311270 gene encoding uncharacterized protein LOC113311270, with product MYEEDQVSDTVGVRMVKMFKSLWKLPVFPRIKHFLWKASSSLLSTRDVLSLKVPAIANICPYCDQNQESPAHVIRYCNHPRMVWFALFGWSASGDPSFAEWIIQWCDKVFQNITAQPEKTIKKCKSFFEDHAIQWNKTTSTDNRRKQQAAKCIQLKGISSAEEAEFKGLREAVKWAHSLKLKKMILNLTLRQ from the exons ATGTATGAAGAAGATCAAGTCTCAGACACAGTAGGGGTCAGAATGGTGAAAATGTTTAAATCCTTATGGAAACTTCCAGTTTTTCCTAGGATTAAACACTTTTTGTGGAaggcttcttcttctcttctctctacTAGAGATGTACTCAGTTTGAAGGTTCCGGCAATAGCTAATATCTGCCCGTACTGTGATCAAAACCAAGAATCGCCTGCTCATGTTATAAGATATTGTAATCATCCTAGAATGGTCTGGTTTGCGCTTTTTGGTTGGTCTGCAAGTGGTGATCCTTCGTTTGCTGAATGGATTATTCAGTG GTGTGACAAGGTTTTCCAAAACATTACAGCTCAACCTGAGAAAACAATTAAGAAGTGCAAAAGCTTCTTCGAGGATCATGCAATTCAGTGGAATAAAACTACTTCTACTGATAACAGAC GTAAGCAGCAGGCAGCAAAGTGCATCCAACTAAAAGGCATTAGTAGCGCTGAGGAGGCTGAATTTAAGGGGTTGAGGGAAGCTGTCAAATGGGCGCACTCTCTCAAACTAAAGAAGATGATTTTGAACTTGACGCTAAGACAGTAG
- the LOC113311269 gene encoding S-protein homolog 29-like: MPKSPFLVLGSASTIFFTLLTLSLLCAQSVDGSIDLVWSQKIVTVQNDIDPSVAFKIHCKSSEDDLDERILYYKQSFYWRFKVNFMRSTKFICDSSWYDPNEKKNHTMEFFAYKTRRDYDRHCLGDCFWSIRRDGGYYGNSGADKDFPFEKMFSYE; this comes from the coding sequence ATGCCAAAATCACCATTCCTAGTTTTAGGATCAGCTTCTACCATCTTCTTTACTCTTCTTACTTTATCGTTATTATGTGCACAATCAGTTGATGGTAGTATTGACCTTGTTTGGAGCCAAAAGATTGTCACCGTGCAAAATGATATAGATCCAAGCGTAGCTTTCAAAATCCATTGCAAATCAAGTGAAGATGATCTCGATGAGCGTATCCTATATTACAAACAAAGTTTCTATTGGAGATTTAAAGTTAATTTTATGCGGTCAACTAAATTTATATGCGATTCAAGTTGGTATGATCCAAATGAAAAAAAGAACCACACAATGGAGTTTTTTGCTTACAAAACTAGGAGGGACTATGACAGACATTGTTTAGGTGATTGTTTTTGGAGCATTCGTCGAGATGGTGGCTACTATGGTAACAGTGGAGCAGATAAAGATTTTCCGTTTGAAAAGATGTTTTCTTATGAAtga